TATTGCATGATTCCCCTCCGTTGGCGATTTGAGCTACTTTGTTTTTGGATTATTTTGGCTTTCCTGGGTTCCGCTTCTCAACTTAATGTGCATATCGGTGTACATGTTTGtctcattttctgatttttctTCCTAACCTTGTGATGTGGATTGCTTTATTTTGCAGGTTTCGACCTTTAGGTTCGGCTTTAGAGGGGTTAGGTTTCATTTCCCACCCTCATTTCCTTGtatctttgttgtttttgtttctagaagggtaaggtttatgtccccccatcttttttcatgtatttttttaTCCTTCTTTCTTATATTATGAGGGGTTAGGTTTATGTCTCCCCCGACTAGGTGTATCTCTTTTTTCGTTATTAATAAAATTTCTTTCATACCGTTGATGTCTTCTAAACAAAAATAGTAATTGAATGTAGTAATTTATTATGGATTGTCTCGTGGGGTTTCTCCTCCCCCAGAGTTTCGAATGATCACTGGTTCTCTTTCTCTGCAAGGAGGTTAGCAagaataaaatgcaaaaaataaTGTTTTCATTCTATCTTGACATCTCAAACAATTAAACAACCATTACCATAAAACAGAAACCCAACCTGTAGCAAAATAACTTTGTATGCTAAGGAACATAAAAcatgagttgagaaatatagtCAATCGAAGCTTAGTACCACTCTGAaggaaaattatgaaatatatTTGCAGGGGTTTTCAATTTACACATCTAACACATGAATCAATCTCCGTAAATGGGCTTCTAAGACCCTTGCTATATTTTTTGTAATCTCCGCATAGTTCAAGAAATTATTCTTAAAAAACCATAAAActaagagttgaaaaagaatgCAATAAGCAACAAAACGAAAAAGGAAAACTGATCCTAATCAAAGAACCCCTTTTTCCCAAACCATTAGATGTAGGAGGAAGGGAGAAGCAATCTTCCGATTATTCATCTCTAGATACTGATGAAATATGGGCAGTTATTGTTGAACGTTCCACTAAAAATCAGATCAAATCGTGTGCATTATTCAGAGAAAACTGCTAACGGTTGGACTCCATTTTCTCTGTCGTTTTGAGGGTTCAGCACGTAGgcgttctcttttcttttcttttttatttatttttttaacttttaaaacatttttattattttcgttttttttctttttccaatttttcCGTTTGCgctgtttttattattatttttaattttaattttctttctctcactatttaaatgtttttgtgtttatttttttttcaatacagTTTTTTGTGCGGTTATGGTTTTTCACCAGTTTATCCcttgtttgaattttttgagttttttattttttattttgagattttttgtttgagttttgattgattgtgaagGAAATAAAGGGACatttttggaattttggaaAGCTTCACCGTTTTGGactcacacacatatatatatatatatagagagagagagagatatggaTAGATAAGCATATTATATTATACTACACttaataattattatatatatatatatatagagagagagagagagagagagagagagagagagagagagagagagagagagagagagagagatatggaTAAGCATATTATATTATACTACacttaataattattattgaaACTTATGTGATTTACCCGTGTTCTCCAAATAATTGCATGCTTCTAGAGAGAACGAagtgaaaaaaaagagaggataaattatcaatttagtttttgaattattatgtaAGTGAAAATTACGttcttaaacatttttttttcaaaaaaattagtctttaaattattaaaaatttgtCGCTTacattctaatattatattcgaaGCTACTATATTCCATTTTCCGTCAATTTAAGTCATACTATTTGCATATGATATACATTGAATGGTAGATTGGTAATTTTTCATAATAAAATAGTTTATgaagttaactttggagggtaaattagacGTTAGATTCACAATCTATATGAAAAGTTAAGGGTTTCTAGGCGAGAAAATGACGGTATTACACTCcagtgacttaagttgacaaataattagataaaataactttgaatataatagtaagagtaaaattagcaatttttaatgaacTCAGAGACTAAATCAGTACTTCATcctaaaaaattagaaaatgatGTTGATGTAGAGAATCGGTGGGTTCTAGAAACTTGTCATTTACCTTATTGATGGTGGTTCATAATAAATAATAGATTCTTCTAAAAAATAAGTCACGTTCCAAGCGCATGAGATCAGAATCAAGGAGAAAATATGGAAAATCAAATGGAAAATTTGTataaatggtccctcaactaaccCAATTGGatcaatgatccctcaactttaacctaattgtagcaatgattctTCTAACACGACTCGTTTTAATGGAAGTTCTAACGGAGTTGATGAAAAAGATTATAACTGCATATTTTGAGGAGTTAAGGGGATCATTggtcataaatttttagttgaggaactATTACTTtgtgttaaagttgagggaacatagctacaattttctctaaaGGGATTGATTTGACTaacgataaaaaataaaaattttagggGAAAAAACTTGTTTTTTTGGTCAAGTACGCTGGATTTCTAGGCACCACTGTCGCTGTATTTTAGCTATACTccccaaaattcaaattttatgttCTTTTCTCAATTACCTAATAGGAAAGGCATTAGTTCTTTTGAAAGTTGTTGTCTTCATCTAGGGCAAATTTTTACAAACAATACATCAAGCACAATCGCACAAATATAGATTTGTCACATGAACAACAGATACAATAAACCTATACTAGTGTACAAACCGATCATTGCCGAGAGCGAggtatgtttatttgtttgactttttttttgtcTGATGCAGTCATATGCCGGAAGTGAAACATTATGATTCCAACCATCGCACATGCTTCCACTTTTGTTTCAAAAATGGACAATCACCCGAGCTCGTTTCACATACTATTTTATGCGAGAACTATCCTCACTTTTTCTTGTGATGAAaagtaaaatttatttttaccaaaaaacttTTAGTAATCAATTTAGTTTTTATACCGATTCCTAATAGTTCGTAACACTTTGTTGAGATTCAACTTTATTATTATTCTGATTCTTGATAGTTAGTAAACATGAGAATGCCTTTTATGCTTCTTTCTCACGCTAATTTCTTCGTAACGCGATTCTTGCTTATTTTGATTCCATGTATGTAAACATGCCCTTATGGTTTTTCTTATCAGTTAAAGTATAACTTGAACTTATTATCCAACTTTCTTACACATTCAAACATGTCATATCCTTactgtccaaaaaaaaaaatgtcatatcCTTAAGCCAAGGCTTGAAAGGAATTTTAGGAGCCGTTTGGTATCTTATTTGAGAATTAGAcactaaaaatttaattttcttcaaaactCATGTTTTGATCTATTTTAGAACTCACGACCATGTTTGGTAGGTCACTTCTCAAACATTTGAACAATCAGTATTGACAAAACTATTTTATCTCAAAGCAGTTGCAGACCCTCTGTTTTTAACAAACTCCACTCTTATAACAGGACCGATTTTGACAGTTTTATGCAGAAATACACTGAAAGTTTTGAAGAGAACCACCGTTACATGTAGCCTTCGTtacgtgaagcttgcagaacTTAGTCGAGCAACGGCCTCATAGTACACTGTACATTATGTGAAGTTAGAAGTTAAGCTGCAAAAGATTAGCACATAATCATCCCAGAACAGTTAAACGAGCAAGCTCAAAAGCGTGCTGCAAAATCCATGACATAACAGTATTGAACTACCAAGTTCACTGCCGCTACGAATTACTAACAAATTGCGTCTTTTGGTACTATCACTAGGTTTTAAGTTCACTAATAACCTTAAAGCATGCCCGTTGTTCACATACTCGAAGATGGTTTAACGTCTAGCATCAAAACGTGTTCACAAATACAAAGTCCACAAACATAAAATCCAATTCTTCAAGACTACGAGGTGTGCCTCCACCCAACGTTTTAAAATAGTGCAATGTATGATCGTCGAAAGTGAAAAACTAGAAACATGCATTGCAGTGGTATTTCTACGGGATTGCCTGAACTCTTCCCTACCATTATTCACCGAGCAACAAATGACAAAAACTTCATCTTTCAACAGTCCAATAGACATGTATATTACAACAAGCGAAAGCTCTTTGGCAATCACAATATCCCCACAAAACACACACGCATACACCGAGGAAGTTTGCATAATGCATGAATCAAAGTATAAACTCCAGAAAAATTGACAGAAAAGAAAGCCGAACAGAATTCAAAATCGAAAATTCATCCCCAATCCCTATCTGACTCCAATCTCAACTTGATTTTTAGTCACCAGGGCTCTTACATTATGCCGAGAATTTTTCATATTCGGCATAATTTTATACATCGAAGGATACGAATTCGTTTTCTATTCGGCCGTGAAATTCAACAACCAAACTACTAAAGCTCGATCATTCTAACTAAAGTTCACAAGGAGCAGCACATATAAACTTAAAAGCTGAGACAAATTGCCAAATTCCGTGGCGAAATTCGAAAATCCGGCTCAAAACACAGCAAGATTTCATATTTATGCAAAATTTCAGATCAAATCACTCAAATTGTTACTTTTTTACACACATTCAGcaagaaattcaaacaaaaaccTGACATCACTCAAGGGCATTTGCAGCATTTTCGGGGAGCTGTTGCTGTAAAGCCATGGACTTGCGCTGCATCTCGCGCCACTTGTTGATTCCAACGGTGCAAATAACTACACACAAAAATCAGCCAAAACTTCAAATTacaacactctctctctctaaaaaaaggaagaagaacactttctctctctagaaaccaAATTAAATTGTGAAATCTGAAAGATTATGACTTACATCCGGCGCCGACGAAGTAGAGGAGACGGAGGACCATCGGGGCTGGTGGGCCCGCTATTTCTTCTCCACCCATTTTTCTTCCTTCGTCACAAACTCTCTCCTGTTCTGTGTGGGAGAATCAGAGGGGAGAAACCGCTGAAAGACGACTGCTTTGGCCCGAAACCGTAAACGGGTCGAATCCTATCGAATCAACGTAGCTGCTTTATTTATGCAAAAACCCATTTCAAATGGAGGCGAATTGTCTgccctagttgtggtgcccttcgtGCTCTTTATTTGTGCGATCACGAtgaagccacgtcaacattttatatttttattaatttttatctttttatttttattaaaaaattaatataaaatgttgacgtaacttaaccgtgatcgcacAAAACAGGAGAGCATGGAAGAGCATCACAACTAGGAAGGCAGACTGCCTCCATTTCAAATAGTTTTATAATTACAGTTTGGATCAGACCCCCGACTCGTTTCGGTATTTGGAAAGGTTTCTCCTTTTGAGACTGTGGTGTATTCAATTTGAATTTTAAGGGATTTTagttcttttaatgaatctagaaatattcaattaggattttagatgattatctgaaattcaaagtgtattcaattagaattttaagatagtttattaaaatccttaaaatcctggtgtattcaattaggattttaaagaaatttataacatttcaggagtattcaattagaaattaattttaaaaaatttgagaaagttgagaaaTTAGACGTAATTAGAAAAATTTCataatgtattttaagcatcgATAAATCTTACGTCTGCTCGTAagatttcaaagaaattgaattaaaattttatataaaatctttacaaataaattaaatttcttaaaaatcaataaatttataaattcattaaaatttctcaaattttataCCCCTTATAATTCTATAATTCTGCAGAGAATTGGGTAGAATGGAGGAGCTGAAAAAATGGCGGAGAAGAAAGGAGGCTCCGAGTTGAACGTTTCAATCGTTCATCCCGATCTGGGAATTggtaacttcttcttcttctcttttccttCTGTTGTTTATGAAAAATGTGGAGGAGTTTTTGGGATTGAGTTTTTTATGCTGTGAATGTGATGGGTAGGTGGAGCTGAAAGACTGATCGTCCACGCGGCTGTCGAACTTGCATCCCATAGCCATAAAGctcacgttttcacttcccacCACGATAAAAATCGATGTTTTGAGGAGACCGTTTCTGTTGTGTGTGGCTTTCTCTACTTCAATTTTATGctttgatcaaataaatcatttttTCATCAATAGTATCAGTTGTACGAGAAATGAAAGGTCGTGATTGAATTGAGGaaagaactattttttcttACTTGCCAATGTAATGGATAAAAAGGCGGACTACCAGTAGTTCGGAATACTGAAGACAaaccttaaataaataaatgaagttGCAGAAAGGAGATTGTAATTtctgtttttgagttttaatggaaGATTTAGATGATGCCCCAGTTTACATATACGAGAAGAAAACAATACTTTTTTGTTTCTGTGTACAGAAAATAGTATGGATTGTTTTAGGAAGAAATAATTTCACACCAGGTAGTCCTGGTGTGTGTAATCTACGAGGAAAATGATTAAAAGTACATACGTGCCAGTTGAGGGTGTGAATCCCATGTCGGGGAATGAAAGCCTTGCGTAACTGTTTTCATTATCTTGGGCCTCTCCaccttacaaattttttttttgggttgaatGCTCACATTCTAATATGGTAAATGGGAGTTTCATCAAATAGGGTACTACGTATGTAGATGGATGTTAGGCCTTGGGTTAGAAGGTGGTTTATACGTTTCACTTTTTCTAGGCCCTTTGGGAATGTATAGAAGTTGGAACAAATAGAACATGTTTTCCTTtctttcgtttttatttttatcagtTTCGCTTTGATCAACTGTCATTCAAGATCACTGCATTCATAGTTTGATGTTTTACTGTCATTTGGTTTCACAGGTATCATTCCAGTTACTGTATATGGTGCCTTCCTACCCCGACATATATTCTATCGACTCCATGCTTTGTGTGCATATATACGGTGCCTTTTTGTTGCTCTCTGCATGCTGGTCATGTGGCCATCGTTTGATGTAATACTAACAGATCAGGTTTCTGTTGTCATCCCAGTGCTGAAGCTTAAGAAGGCAACAAAGGTATTTGCACCTATTTCGTATGAACTGTTATCCGGTAGCTTCTGGTAGTAGAGTTGTTAAGGCTTTACATCTTTCTGTCCAGGTTTTGTTTTATTGTCATTTTCCGAATTTATTGCTGGCTCAACACACAACTGTTTTGAGGAGGATATATAGAAAACCCATAGACTTCATAGAAGAAATGACGACTGGTCTGATTCCATATCTTGGCTTTATGACATTCATCCTTACAagatttcctttttctttttgataAATACTGCTGCAGGAATGGCAGATAAGATTCTTGTTAACAGCAAATTCACAGCATCTATGTTTGCGAAGACATTTAAGCATGTTGACGTACGAGGGATTAAGCCAGCTGTTCTTTATCCAGCTGTCAACGTGAATCAGTTTAATGAACCAGCCAATTCTTACAAGTAACAAACATGGTTGTATATCTGCTGGTGCCTTTTGGTTTTACATTTATACTACCTTTATGATTCTATATCTAGCCATAACTTGGAAGATTTTCTTCTCAGAATTTCATCTGGTGGTTTACTATTTTTTTCCTGCTTTGGTTTTCTCATCCAGGCTAAATTTTCTGTCCATCAATCGTTTTGAGAGGAAAAAGATTATAGACCTGGCAATTTCAGCTTTTGCTTTGCTTCATACGCTCCAAGGGGATATGCTTCAAGGTCCTGATCTGGCTGAAGCTTCCTTGACAATTGCAGGCAAGTTCCTACTTATTATCTCCCGAGTACTCTACTAATCTTAATGATTCTACATGGAAATGAGTGTTCCTTCATTACCTTATGTTGCTGTTGAAGACTGTTTATCTATTAGTTAGGCTATAAATAACCAAGTAGAAGCATGCAAATCACCCTGGTTGTGTGATTAAGCTTTCCCTTAGTTCATTTTTCTGTTGAGAACTTTACGGATCTTGCAATTTAACATTTGCATCTGGATATGGAAAGACattcttttgtgtttttcttggtaAATTATGAAACAATAGCCTATATCTAGAATTTTTAGTGAAGGCTTAGACCCATAGCCAAGCCTAGAATTGTAAtttatgagaaaaaaaaagcatatgTAGGCAAAATAGCAAAGGCATTAGTGCTTTTGAATGTTGTTGTCTTCAACTAATTTGCTAAACATGGCCCGTCGTAGACTTTGAAATGCTATGTTAAAAGGCCCCGCTTAGGGCCGCCATAGtcggcctaggcgctaggcggttgGCCACTGACACGATTAGTTCCTAGGCGTCTAAAAATAAGAAATGGCACCTACACCTACTTAAGCACTTGCCTAGGCACCTGTCTACACTGCTTAGGTgacgactcacttagacagaaactAGATAACTTCTATTTAGTTGAGTCAATCAGGTTTTGGCACGCCAAATACGAAATGTTGATAATATTAAACAACACGTATGTATGAAAACCGCGTTCGGTGTCACTTCATTTTCTCCTGCTCCTCTAAATTAAATGCTCCGTTTGGTTTTCTAATTACCGCGTAGAAACAAGGGCATAAGTTCTGGTCCCTTCATGGTGACCCCTCCTTAATTCAGAACATTTGTATGGTTATGGTTGTTTGCCAATTTTTCAGATTGCAGTGATGTTTGCCGCTAGCGTTTTTGAgctttagggctggtttggtattgctgtgctttgaaaaaaaagctgctgtgaaataaatcagctgagtgtttggtaaacatttttgtaaaagtgcttttggaaaaaaaaaaaacagtctgatagtgggtttttcattaaaggagcactgtagctccatgtgctttgaaaaaagaccagttttccaaagctacaaataactgcttcagctttttcctttgatttcagcttattctcacagcagcttccaaaataagcctttttttttttagtttaccaaacacctaaaacccttacaactttttttcatgggtgctttttttaaagcacctcactcccaaaccaccccttaatGATTCAACGTTTGCAGGCTAAAAGGAAGAAGACAGAAAAGAACTTCGGATTATGCATGCAATTAATTGCTCTATATATAACTTTGAGAATTCCGAATGTAAAGAAACATATCTATGCTAGACCAGCTTACTTTCTAACCCAATGGCTCATGGCTTTCTTCTCATCCTCTTATTCTCTCACATCATCTTTACaaatgttcatgcttgcaaccAAACTGAGCGCGCCTCTCTTTTGTCCTTCACCTCCACCCTATCTTCTCCCCCTTTAAAGTGGACTTCAATTAACTGTTGTTGTTGGAAGGGCATCACTTGTAATCAGGATGGTTTGGTCATCCATTTGCTCTTATCCTCCAAAGGTCTCAAATGAGCTATTTTCccctcatcatcatcactagGAAATCTCACACACCTCACCCACTTGAATCTCTCCCACAATTCACTTTCCGGATCACTTGAAACTGAATTCTTCTCGTCTTTGAATCGTCTTGAGATCCTTGATTTAAGCTTTAATCTTCTTTCTGGAAAGCTACCTTTTGCTCTGCCATCCCACAATATCCAGACGttggatttgtcaagcaatcgCTTCCAAGGTGCAATTCCATCATCATTCTTTCAGCAAGCTCGGAATTTAACTAGTTTCAACATCACCAACAATACCTTCTCAGGTTTGATCCCATCACCAACAATACCTTCTCACAATGAATTCAGTGGCAACATTTCACCTGGACTTGGGGagtgttcaaaactgcaaaTTTTTCGTGCTAGTAACAATAACCTCTCAGGGTTACTTCCGAAAGATATCTACAATGCCACCAAACTTGAAGAAATTGCATTCCCTTTCAATTCACTCCATGGAGCCATAAGTGAGAAAATTTTCAACCTCACCAACCTCGCAATCCTTGACCTCTCCTTTAATCAGTTGAGTGGCGTGCTCCCTCTCCATTTTGGAAAGCTCTCCAATTTGAAACTCTTGGCTCTTGATTACAACCATTTTGAAGGTTCTTTGCCCCCATCGTTGATGAATTGCACGAACCTTGTAGAAATACATATGGGAGCCAACAACTTGGAAGGAGATATCTCCAAGCTCAATTTCTCGAAACTTAGTCACCTCAATAAACTTGACCTACGTAGAAACAACTTTACTGGTACATTTCCAACAAGCCTTTATTCATGTCAGTCCCTAAAAGCTATTCGTTTGGTTGGAAATAATTTAGAGGGACAAATACAACCTGAAATTCTTTCATTAAAATCTTTGTCCTTTCTCtcactaagtggcttaaccaaCATTACTAGGGCAGTGAAAATATTAATGCATTGCAAAAGCCTTCAAACTCTCACCTTTTTGTATTCCTTCAAAGGCGAGGAAATGCCATTTGATGAAGGCATGGTTGGTTTCGGTGGTTTCCAAAATCTTCgatatttaagttttttttattgtgatttCACTGGTCAAATACCTTTATGGTTATCAAAACTCAAGAATGTAGAGATCTTGGGTTTGGTAGGTAGTAGAATTACAGGGCCAATTCCTAGATCGTTGGGGACTCTTCCCAAACTCTTATTGTTGAACTTGTCAGACAATCAAATTTCCGGTGAATTTCCAAAAGAACTTTGTGGACTACCAAGGTTGGTACATGAATCGACCAAAACTCAAGCAGACGATTATATTGACCTGCCTCTCTTCCACTTTGATGACAAAAATTACCCGCGAAGATTGTCCAACTTTCCACGAACAATAGACCTATCTCTCAATCACATTCATTGCCGAATACCTGCTGAGATCGGCCAAATACACCTTGTCCAAACCTTGGATCTTAGTGGCAACTATTTTTTCGGCAACATTCCAGAACAAATATCCAACCTCAAAAATCTAGAAAATTTGCGCCTCTCCATGAATCATTTGTCTGGAAACATCCCGTTGTCATTGGCAAGCCTTAATTTCTTAAGATCCTTCAATGTCTCGTACAATAATCTCGAAGGACCAATCCCAACAAGCactcaactccaaagtttcgaTGCTTCTGCATTTGAGAGGAATTCAAAACTGTGTGGCCCTCCACTTCCGAATGAGTGTCTACCAATTAAGGGCATTGATGCAGATACCAAGAACAACCAAGGTGTGGACAATGAGCATGATTTTCCATGGTTGTATATTTTTACCGCACTAGGTTTCATTGTAGGATTTTGGGGAGTGTGTGGTTCTTTAATTGTTAAGAACACATGAAGATATGCATATTTTAAATTCTTTGACAATGTACAAGATAGGCTCTATTTCATGATTACAATGCGTATGAACATGATGAAAAGAAGGCTTAGAGGGGACTAGATTGTgctttttcttggttttctttTCATACCAAAGACTACGAGGATATGTATATTACCTTTTGCTTTAGGTCtatgtccctttttttttccttgtattttcttttataa
This window of the Malus domestica chromosome 03, GDT2T_hap1 genome carries:
- the LOC139194538 gene encoding uncharacterized protein; the encoded protein is MAEKKGGSELNVSIVHPDLGIGIIPVTVYGAFLPRHIFYRLHALCAYIRCLFVALCMLVMWPSFDVILTDQVSVVIPVLKLKKATKVLFYCHFPNLLLAQHTTVLRRIYRKPIDFIEEMTTGMADKILVNSKFTASMFAKTFKHVDVRGIKPAVLYPAVNVNQFNEPANSYK